The following are encoded together in the Chloroherpetonaceae bacterium genome:
- a CDS encoding YifB family Mg chelatase-like AAA ATPase — translation MLSQLCSAAVIGVDALRIEVETNLDNGLPAFSVVGLPDSAIKESRERVLTALKNSGYAVPPKKITVNLAPADVRKEGTAFDLPIAIGILACMGVVAPERLKGVLILGELALDGMLRRITGALPIAVMAAQEKFSMMLLPRENVSEAAIATGESCTKVFGIHSLADAVKILNEPESAQPARVSLQDVFATPPAYSVDFADIKGQQDAKLAMEIAAAGGHNILMMGPPGSGKTMLAKALPSILPPMLFEEALETTKIYSVAGLLPAGVGLITTRPFRSPHHTTSSVALIGGGTAAKPGEVSLAHNGVLFLDELPEFARTTLEVLRQPLEDREVTVSRAAISVRYPASFMLVAAMNPSPAGALRDEHGNLTATPQQIQRYLSRISGPLLDRIDIHIDVPKVEHSELLSKRPAERSEVIRERVMRAREIQQHRFKPYRAQSIFCNAQMHTKLIKEFCRLDAASEARLLESMKRLSLSARALDRILKVSRTIADLHNSERIEMKHLIQAIQYRSLDREFWNA, via the coding sequence ATGCTCTCACAGCTTTGTTCAGCCGCCGTTATCGGTGTGGACGCCTTACGCATTGAGGTCGAGACGAATTTGGATAACGGCTTACCTGCGTTCAGCGTCGTTGGATTGCCTGACAGCGCAATCAAGGAAAGCCGTGAGCGCGTGCTCACGGCGCTCAAAAACTCTGGGTATGCCGTGCCGCCGAAGAAAATCACGGTCAATCTTGCCCCAGCAGATGTGCGCAAGGAGGGCACTGCCTTCGATCTTCCGATTGCGATTGGCATTTTGGCCTGTATGGGTGTAGTCGCACCAGAGCGCCTAAAAGGCGTGCTCATTCTGGGCGAGCTTGCCTTAGATGGTATGCTGCGACGCATTACGGGCGCACTACCGATTGCGGTGATGGCTGCGCAAGAAAAGTTTTCCATGATGCTCCTACCTCGCGAGAACGTGTCTGAGGCAGCCATTGCTACAGGTGAATCCTGCACAAAAGTCTTCGGTATTCACTCGCTTGCGGACGCAGTCAAAATCCTGAATGAGCCTGAGAGTGCTCAACCTGCACGTGTTTCGCTTCAAGATGTGTTTGCCACGCCCCCTGCGTATTCCGTTGACTTTGCTGATATCAAGGGACAGCAAGACGCCAAACTTGCAATGGAAATTGCTGCGGCTGGTGGTCATAACATTCTCATGATGGGTCCGCCCGGTAGCGGTAAAACGATGCTTGCCAAAGCCCTACCCAGCATTTTGCCGCCAATGCTTTTTGAAGAAGCTCTGGAGACCACGAAGATTTATTCTGTTGCGGGGCTATTGCCTGCTGGCGTTGGACTTATCACAACGCGCCCGTTTCGTAGCCCGCACCACACGACCAGCAGCGTAGCGCTTATCGGTGGTGGCACGGCGGCAAAGCCCGGTGAAGTCAGTTTAGCGCATAACGGGGTGCTCTTTCTGGACGAGTTACCTGAATTTGCACGCACAACGCTGGAAGTTTTGCGCCAGCCGCTTGAAGACCGTGAGGTAACCGTCTCACGCGCCGCGATTTCAGTCAGATACCCTGCTAGCTTTATGCTGGTTGCTGCAATGAACCCCAGTCCTGCTGGCGCCCTGCGAGATGAACACGGCAATCTAACCGCCACGCCACAGCAAATTCAGCGTTACCTTTCGCGCATCTCTGGTCCGCTCTTAGACCGCATTGATATTCACATTGATGTGCCGAAAGTAGAGCATTCAGAGTTGCTCTCTAAGCGCCCTGCAGAGCGCTCTGAGGTGATTCGTGAGCGTGTGATGCGCGCCCGTGAGATTCAGCAGCACCGCTTTAAGCCATACCGCGCGCAATCGATTTTTTGCAATGCACAGATGCACACAAAGCTTATCAAAGAATTTTGCCGCTTAGACGCAGCCAGTGAAGCGCGCTTACTGGAAAGTATGAAGCGCCTTAGCCTTTCTGCCCGCGCACTTGACCGCATTCTAAAAGTGAGCCGCACGATTGCCGACCTTCATAATTCAGAGCGCATTGAAATGAAACACCTCATTCAAGCTATTCAGTATCGCAGCCTTGACAGAGAATTCTGGAATGCCTAA